In Streptomyces sp. NBC_00414, a single window of DNA contains:
- a CDS encoding HTTM domain-containing protein, protein MSNHESGPVSDQDDIPVRDHGAAPADDRDDSPVGEPGRAPAGADDPRPTRSPGRERLAGRISRFDRRHRLDRKLAHAVSSLTGRSLGPYQTAVIRIGFAGTWLLFLLREFPHRQEMYGPDGPWSWDLAQQLTANNHAFTALMWADGQVWFEIVFALAVLSAALFMLGWRTRTMSVLFLLGVLSLQNRSIFMGDGGDNVIHLMAIYLVFTRCGQVWSLDARRERRAAAAGARAREGRSHPVRVDPDRTDPDRVGIALWAVLGLALAAATLAGKIDGGLFGGWRTVYWGLWAVQGLWWPARRYTRSAQPRVFLDVLANLLHNAALFVIMAEACLIYATAGWYKIQGSRWQDGTAVYYPLHLDYFSPWPALSDTLSASGTMVMLVTYGTVVAQVAFPFTLFNRRVKNVLLAGMITEHAVIAVVLGLPFFSLAMIAADAVFLPTSFLRRLGGWVTRARERLSSRLGRNLPRLGRTLPGPREEDPRPPETAEHTHVGFTA, encoded by the coding sequence ATGAGCAACCACGAGAGCGGTCCGGTGAGCGACCAGGACGACATCCCCGTGCGCGACCACGGCGCCGCCCCCGCGGACGACCGCGATGACTCCCCTGTGGGCGAGCCCGGACGTGCCCCGGCGGGCGCCGACGATCCCCGGCCGACGCGCAGCCCCGGTCGCGAGCGGCTGGCCGGGCGGATCAGCCGTTTCGACCGCAGGCACCGGCTCGACCGGAAGCTGGCGCACGCCGTCTCCAGCCTCACCGGGCGGTCCCTGGGGCCGTACCAGACCGCGGTGATCCGCATAGGCTTCGCCGGGACCTGGCTGCTCTTCCTCTTGCGGGAGTTCCCGCACCGCCAGGAGATGTACGGGCCCGACGGCCCCTGGAGCTGGGACCTGGCCCAGCAGCTCACCGCGAACAACCACGCCTTCACGGCCCTGATGTGGGCCGACGGGCAGGTCTGGTTCGAGATCGTCTTCGCGCTCGCCGTGCTCTCCGCCGCCCTGTTCATGCTCGGCTGGCGCACCCGCACCATGTCCGTGCTCTTCCTGCTCGGCGTGCTCTCCCTCCAGAACCGCAGCATCTTCATGGGGGACGGCGGCGACAACGTCATCCACCTGATGGCGATCTACCTGGTGTTCACCCGCTGCGGCCAGGTGTGGTCGCTGGACGCGCGGCGCGAGCGCCGGGCGGCAGCGGCGGGGGCACGCGCGCGTGAAGGGCGTTCCCACCCGGTCCGGGTCGATCCGGACCGGACCGACCCGGACCGGGTCGGTATCGCCCTGTGGGCCGTGCTCGGCCTGGCCCTGGCGGCCGCCACGCTCGCGGGGAAGATCGACGGCGGTCTGTTCGGCGGCTGGCGGACGGTCTACTGGGGGCTGTGGGCGGTCCAGGGCCTGTGGTGGCCGGCCCGCCGGTACACCCGGAGTGCCCAGCCGCGCGTCTTCCTCGACGTCCTCGCCAACCTCCTCCACAACGCGGCCCTCTTCGTGATCATGGCTGAGGCCTGTCTGATCTACGCGACCGCCGGCTGGTACAAGATCCAGGGCTCGCGCTGGCAGGACGGCACGGCCGTGTACTACCCGCTGCACCTGGACTACTTCTCCCCCTGGCCCGCCCTGTCCGACACGCTGTCCGCGAGCGGCACGATGGTGATGCTGGTGACGTACGGGACGGTGGTCGCGCAGGTAGCCTTCCCCTTCACGCTGTTCAACCGGCGGGTGAAGAACGTTCTGCTGGCGGGCATGATCACCGAGCACGCCGTGATCGCCGTCGTGCTGGGTCTGCCGTTCTTCTCCCTCGCGATGATCGCCGCCGACGCGGTCTTCCTGCCGACTTCCTTCCTGCGCCGCCTCGGCGGCTGGGTCACCCGCGCGCGTGAGCGGCTGTCCTCCCGCCTCGGGCGGAACCTCCCGCGCCTCGGGCGTACGCTCCCGGGTCCGCGCGAGGAGGACCCGCGGCCCCCGGAGACGGCCGAGCACACGCACGTAGGCTTCACGGCATGA
- a CDS encoding TrmH family RNA methyltransferase, with protein sequence MRDPRDPRDHRESEPLSAWHRLAGTAVLLDGFHALKHALRFHAEVPVAVTTDRAAALALADELAPDVRETLDALLVEVPEATYRALVARPHPTAVAALAVRPSREANLRALARTPRTAPVVVLDQPRNLGNAGAVIRLAAGFGATGVVTTGTLDPWHPTVVRGGAGLHFATAVERLTVDELPSGPVFALDPEGEDIRGVKIPDDAVLAFGSERSGLSGELRGRTDQLVSLPMKPQVSSYNLATSVGMALFHWSASSGPQAPQVS encoded by the coding sequence ATGAGGGACCCCCGCGACCCCCGTGACCACCGCGAATCCGAGCCCCTGAGCGCCTGGCACCGGCTCGCCGGCACCGCCGTGCTGCTCGACGGCTTCCACGCCCTCAAGCACGCGCTGCGCTTCCACGCCGAGGTCCCGGTGGCCGTCACCACCGACCGGGCGGCGGCGCTCGCCCTCGCGGACGAGCTGGCCCCGGACGTACGGGAGACGCTGGACGCCCTCCTGGTGGAGGTCCCGGAGGCCACGTACCGGGCGCTCGTCGCGCGTCCGCATCCCACCGCGGTGGCCGCCCTCGCGGTACGGCCCTCGCGCGAGGCCAACCTGCGGGCGCTGGCCCGCACGCCCCGTACCGCGCCCGTGGTCGTCCTCGACCAGCCGCGCAACCTAGGGAACGCCGGGGCGGTGATCCGGCTCGCGGCCGGGTTCGGCGCGACCGGGGTCGTCACCACCGGCACGCTCGATCCTTGGCATCCCACGGTCGTGCGCGGTGGGGCGGGGCTGCACTTCGCCACGGCCGTGGAGCGGCTGACCGTGGACGAGCTGCCCTCCGGGCCGGTGTTCGCGCTCGATCCGGAGGGGGAGGACATTCGGGGGGTGAAGATTCCCGATGACGCGGTTCTTGCCTTCGGCTCCGAGCGGAGTGGGTTGTCCGGTGAGTTGCGTGGTCGGACGGACCAGCTCGTCTCGCTGCCGATGAAGCCGCAGGTGTCCAGTTACAACCTCGCCACCAGTGTGGGGATGGCGTTGTTCCACTGGAGTGCGTCGTCGGGCCCGCAGGCCCCGCAGGTCTCGTAG
- the paaN gene encoding phenylacetic acid degradation protein PaaN yields MAAALTAHELIAKHRPTLDQALEAMRTRAYWSPHPEHPKAYGENGSLGTAEGKAAFDAVLNGRLDLDQPGTDDWVGGEVSPYGIELGVTYPHADIDTLLPAMRAGQRAWRDAGAETRAVVCLEILKRISDRTHEFALAVMHTSGQAFMMAFQAGGPHAQDRGMEAVAYAYVEQVRTPDTAEWTKPQGKRDPLALTKQFTPVPRGIALLIGCNTFPTWNGYPGLFASLATGNAVLVKPHPRAVLPLALTVQVAREVLAEAGFDPNLVALAAERPGEGIAKTLATRPEIRIIDYTGSTAFGDWLEANARQAQVYTEKAGVNTVIVESTDDYKGMLSNLAFSLSLYSGQMCTTPQNLLVPRAGIRTEEGPKSYDEVVADLARAVDGLLGDDARANALLGAIVNPDVKARVEAAAGLGEVALASREITNPEFPDAVVRTPVIVKLDGGKPDDQAAYMSECFGPVSFAVAVDSAADAVELLRRTVRDKGAMTVGAYTTSDEVEEAVREACLDEAAQLSLNLTGGVYVNQTAAFSDFHGSGGNPAANAALCDGAFVSNRFRVVEIRKEA; encoded by the coding sequence ATGGCCGCCGCACTGACCGCGCACGAGCTCATCGCCAAGCACCGGCCGACGCTCGACCAGGCGCTGGAGGCGATGCGCACGCGCGCGTACTGGTCGCCGCACCCCGAACACCCCAAGGCGTACGGGGAGAACGGCAGCCTGGGGACGGCCGAGGGCAAGGCCGCCTTCGACGCCGTGCTGAACGGCCGCCTCGACCTGGACCAGCCCGGCACCGACGACTGGGTGGGCGGCGAGGTCTCGCCGTACGGGATCGAGTTGGGCGTCACGTACCCGCACGCGGACATCGACACGCTGCTGCCCGCCATGCGCGCCGGACAGCGCGCGTGGCGCGACGCGGGCGCGGAGACGCGCGCGGTGGTGTGTCTGGAGATCCTCAAGCGGATCAGCGACCGCACGCACGAGTTCGCGCTCGCGGTCATGCACACCAGCGGCCAGGCCTTCATGATGGCGTTCCAGGCGGGCGGCCCGCACGCGCAGGACCGCGGCATGGAGGCGGTGGCGTACGCGTACGTGGAGCAGGTCCGCACCCCCGACACGGCGGAGTGGACGAAGCCCCAGGGCAAGCGCGACCCGCTCGCGCTGACCAAGCAGTTCACCCCGGTGCCGCGCGGCATCGCGCTGCTGATCGGCTGCAACACCTTCCCGACGTGGAACGGCTATCCGGGCCTGTTCGCCTCCCTCGCCACGGGCAACGCCGTGCTGGTGAAGCCCCACCCGCGCGCGGTGCTGCCGCTGGCGCTCACCGTCCAGGTGGCCCGCGAGGTGCTCGCCGAGGCGGGCTTCGACCCGAACCTGGTGGCGCTGGCCGCCGAGCGGCCGGGCGAGGGCATCGCCAAGACCCTGGCCACCCGTCCCGAGATCCGGATCATCGACTACACCGGCTCGACGGCGTTCGGAGACTGGCTGGAGGCCAACGCCCGCCAGGCGCAGGTCTACACGGAGAAGGCCGGCGTCAACACGGTGATCGTGGAGTCGACCGACGACTACAAGGGAATGCTGTCGAACCTCGCCTTCTCCTTGTCCCTCTACAGCGGCCAGATGTGCACGACCCCGCAGAACCTCCTCGTCCCGCGCGCCGGCATCCGTACGGAGGAGGGCCCCAAGTCGTACGACGAGGTGGTCGCCGACCTCGCGAGGGCGGTCGACGGACTCCTCGGGGACGACGCCCGGGCGAACGCCCTGCTGGGCGCGATCGTGAACCCGGACGTGAAGGCCCGAGTGGAGGCGGCGGCGGGCCTCGGCGAAGTCGCCCTCGCCTCACGCGAGATCACGAACCCCGAATTCCCCGACGCGGTGGTCCGCACCCCGGTGATCGTGAAGCTCGACGGCGGCAAGCCCGACGACCAGGCCGCCTACATGAGCGAGTGCTTCGGCCCGGTCTCGTTCGCCGTCGCGGTCGACTCGGCGGCCGACGCGGTGGAGCTGCTGCGGCGCACCGTCCGCGACAAGGGCGCGATGACCGTCGGCGCGTACACGACCTCGGACGAGGTCGAGGAGGCCGTGCGGGAGGCCTGCCTGGACGAGGCGGCCCAGCTCTCCCTGAACCTGACCGGCGGGGTGTACGTCAACCAGACGGCCGCCTTCTCGGACTTCCACGGCTCGGGCGGCAACCCGGCGGCCAACGCGGCCCTGTGCGACGGAGCATTCGTGTCCAACCGCTTCCGAGTGGTGGAGATCCGCAAGGAGGCATAG
- a CDS encoding 3-hydroxyacyl-CoA dehydrogenase: MTALDLAGPVAVVGTGTMGQGIAQVALVAGHPVRLYDSAPGRARAATEAIVARLDRLVEKDRLTGAERDAARARLRPAESLADLADSGLVLEAVLERLDVKQQLFRELEDIVPDDCLLATNTSSLSVTAIGGALRNPGRFVGLHFFNPAPLLPLVEVVSGFATDVTSATRAYELARAWGKTPVACADTPGFIVNRIARPFYAEAFAVYEAQAADPATIDAVLRESGGFRMGAFELTDLIGQDVNESVTRSVWEGFFQDVRFAPSLAQRRLVESGRHGRKSGHGWYDYGDEGERPEPHTAEKVQPPAYVVAEGDLGPAAELLALIREAGIQVREDEEDHGTRLVLPGGGQLALADGQTAVEFRDVVYFDLALDYRRATRIALSHSQDTQTQTLAEATGLFQALGKDVSVIGDVPGLIVARTVARIVDLAHDAVAKGVATEEDIDTAMRQGVNYPLGPFEWSRRLGRSWAYDVLDDLHMRDPSGRYAPSLALYRHAYASEKREGTP; the protein is encoded by the coding sequence ATGACAGCACTCGACCTCGCCGGCCCCGTGGCCGTCGTCGGCACCGGCACCATGGGCCAGGGCATCGCCCAGGTCGCCCTCGTCGCGGGCCACCCCGTGCGGCTGTACGACTCCGCCCCCGGCCGGGCCCGGGCGGCGACCGAAGCGATCGTCGCCCGCCTCGACCGGCTCGTCGAGAAGGACCGGCTGACCGGCGCCGAGCGCGACGCCGCCCGGGCCCGGCTGCGCCCCGCCGAGAGCCTCGCCGACCTCGCCGACTCGGGCCTCGTCCTCGAAGCCGTCCTGGAGCGGCTGGACGTCAAACAGCAGCTGTTCCGCGAGCTGGAGGACATCGTCCCGGACGACTGCCTGCTCGCCACCAACACCTCCTCCCTGTCGGTGACCGCGATCGGCGGCGCCCTGCGCAACCCCGGCCGTTTCGTCGGGCTGCACTTCTTCAACCCCGCACCGCTGCTGCCCCTCGTGGAGGTCGTCTCCGGGTTCGCGACCGACGTCACGTCGGCCACGCGCGCGTACGAACTGGCCCGCGCCTGGGGGAAGACCCCGGTCGCCTGCGCGGACACCCCGGGTTTCATCGTCAACCGCATCGCGCGGCCCTTCTACGCCGAGGCCTTCGCGGTCTACGAGGCCCAGGCCGCCGACCCCGCGACGATCGACGCGGTGCTGCGCGAGTCGGGCGGCTTCCGGATGGGAGCCTTCGAACTGACCGACCTCATCGGCCAGGACGTCAACGAGTCCGTCACCCGCTCCGTGTGGGAGGGCTTCTTCCAGGACGTGCGGTTCGCTCCCTCGCTGGCCCAGCGCCGGCTCGTCGAGTCGGGCCGGCACGGCCGCAAGTCGGGGCACGGCTGGTACGACTACGGGGACGAGGGCGAGCGGCCCGAGCCGCACACCGCGGAGAAGGTCCAGCCGCCCGCGTACGTCGTCGCCGAGGGCGATCTGGGCCCCGCCGCCGAACTGCTCGCGCTGATCCGCGAGGCGGGCATCCAGGTCCGTGAGGACGAGGAGGACCACGGCACGCGCCTGGTGCTGCCGGGCGGCGGCCAACTGGCCCTCGCGGACGGCCAGACCGCCGTCGAGTTCCGTGACGTCGTCTACTTCGACCTGGCGCTCGACTACCGCAGGGCGACCCGGATCGCCCTGTCCCACTCGCAGGACACCCAGACGCAGACCCTCGCCGAGGCCACCGGCCTCTTCCAGGCGCTCGGCAAGGACGTCAGCGTCATCGGGGACGTGCCCGGCCTGATCGTCGCCCGCACGGTGGCCCGCATCGTCGACCTGGCGCACGACGCCGTCGCCAAGGGCGTGGCCACCGAGGAGGACATCGACACGGCGATGCGCCAGGGCGTCAACTACCCCCTGGGCCCGTTCGAATGGAGCCGCAGGCTCGGCCGGAGCTGGGCCTACGACGTCCTGGACGACCTGCACATGCGTGACCCGTCGGGGCGTTACGCGCCGTCCCTCGCGCTCTACCGCCACGCGTACGCCTCCGAGAAGCGGGAGGGCACCCCATGA
- a CDS encoding TetR/AcrR family transcriptional regulator: MTTAKRDTYTPETLLSVAVRVFNERGYDGTSMEHLSKAAGISKSSIYHHVTGKEELLRRAVSRALDGLFGILDEEHAREGRAVERLEYVTRRMVEVLTAELPYVTLLLRVRGNTDTERWALERRRDFDHEVAALLKAAAADGDVRPDLEVRLATRLVFGMINSIVEWYRPDGRGMGEREVADAVVQMVFGGLRQAG, encoded by the coding sequence ATGACCACCGCCAAGCGCGACACCTACACGCCGGAGACCCTGCTCTCCGTGGCCGTGCGGGTCTTCAACGAGCGTGGCTACGACGGCACTTCCATGGAGCACCTCTCCAAGGCGGCCGGCATCTCCAAGTCGTCGATCTACCACCACGTCACGGGCAAGGAGGAGCTGCTGCGCAGGGCCGTCAGCCGGGCGCTCGACGGCCTCTTCGGGATCCTCGACGAGGAGCACGCGCGCGAGGGGCGTGCCGTGGAGCGCCTGGAGTACGTCACCCGGCGCATGGTCGAGGTCCTCACCGCCGAACTGCCGTACGTGACGCTGCTGCTGCGGGTGCGCGGCAACACCGACACCGAGCGCTGGGCCCTGGAGCGGCGCCGGGACTTCGACCACGAGGTGGCCGCGCTCCTGAAGGCGGCGGCCGCCGACGGGGACGTACGGCCCGACCTGGAGGTCCGGCTCGCGACCCGGCTGGTCTTCGGGATGATCAACTCGATAGTCGAGTGGTACCGGCCGGACGGGCGGGGCATGGGGGAGCGCGAGGTCGCCGACGCGGTGGTGCAGATGGTCTTCGGAGGCCTCAGACAAGCGGGCTGA
- a CDS encoding Lrp/AsnC family transcriptional regulator encodes MAEGPDPGSALPPPRPLDSIDQDILQMLQADGRASIRSVAERVHVSRANAYARINRLVEDGVIRGFGARVDHERAGHGTSAYITLKIVQNTWRTVRGQLRMLPGASHIALVGGDFDVLLLVHTPDNRALRELVLTRLQAIPEVLSTRTLLVFEEEDLEPQG; translated from the coding sequence ATGGCCGAGGGGCCGGACCCCGGCTCGGCCCTGCCGCCGCCGCGTCCGCTCGACTCCATCGATCAGGACATTCTCCAGATGCTCCAGGCGGACGGCCGCGCCTCGATACGGTCCGTCGCCGAACGGGTGCACGTGTCCCGCGCCAACGCCTACGCGCGTATCAACCGCCTCGTCGAGGACGGCGTGATCCGCGGCTTCGGTGCCCGGGTCGACCACGAGCGCGCGGGACACGGCACCTCGGCGTACATCACGCTCAAGATCGTGCAGAACACCTGGCGCACGGTGCGCGGGCAGCTGAGGATGCTCCCCGGGGCGTCCCACATCGCGCTGGTGGGCGGAGATTTCGACGTCCTGCTCCTGGTGCACACACCGGACAACAGGGCGCTGCGCGAACTGGTCCTCACCCGGCTCCAGGCCATCCCCGAGGTGCTCAGCACCCGCACGCTGCTGGTCTTCGAGGAGGAGGACCTGGAACCGCAGGGATGA
- the pdhA gene encoding pyruvate dehydrogenase (acetyl-transferring) E1 component subunit alpha, which yields MTVMEQRGAYRPTPPPAWQPRTDPAPLLPDALPHRVLGTRAAERVDPELLRRLYAELVRGRRYNAQATALTKQGRLAVYPSSTGQEACEVAAALVLEERDWLFPSYRDTLAAVARGLDPVEALTLLRGDRHTGYDPYEHRIAPLCTPLATQLPHAVGLAHAARLKGDDVVALALVGDGGTSEGDFHEALNFAAVWQAPVVFLVQNNGFAISVPLAKQTAAPSLAHKAVGYGMPGRLVDGNDAAAVHEVLGEAIAHARAGLGPTLVEAVTYRMEAHTNADDDKRYRDDAEVEAWRAHDPIALLERELTERGLLDEDGIRAVREDADVMAADLRERMNQDPVLDPMDLFAHVYARPTTHLLEQEAQLRAELDAEARHHEYDENDEHDPEGNTR from the coding sequence ATGACGGTCATGGAGCAGCGAGGCGCATACCGGCCGACGCCGCCGCCCGCTTGGCAGCCCCGTACCGACCCCGCGCCGCTGCTGCCCGACGCGCTGCCCCACCGCGTCCTCGGCACCCGGGCGGCCGAACGGGTCGACCCGGAGCTGCTGCGCCGTCTGTACGCGGAGCTGGTCCGGGGCCGCCGGTACAACGCGCAGGCCACCGCCCTCACCAAGCAGGGCCGCCTCGCGGTCTACCCCTCCTCCACCGGCCAGGAGGCCTGCGAGGTCGCCGCCGCGCTCGTCCTCGAAGAGCGCGACTGGCTCTTCCCGAGCTACCGGGACACCCTCGCGGCGGTCGCCAGGGGCCTCGACCCCGTCGAGGCGCTGACGCTGCTGCGCGGCGACCGGCACACCGGCTACGACCCCTACGAGCACCGCATCGCGCCCCTGTGCACGCCGCTGGCGACCCAGCTGCCGCACGCCGTGGGTCTCGCGCACGCCGCCCGCCTCAAGGGTGACGACGTGGTCGCGCTCGCGCTCGTCGGCGACGGCGGCACCAGCGAGGGCGACTTCCACGAGGCGCTGAACTTCGCCGCCGTCTGGCAGGCCCCGGTGGTCTTCCTGGTCCAGAACAACGGCTTCGCCATCTCCGTCCCGCTCGCCAAGCAGACCGCCGCACCCTCGCTGGCCCACAAGGCCGTCGGGTACGGGATGCCGGGCCGGCTGGTCGACGGGAACGACGCCGCCGCCGTGCACGAGGTCCTCGGCGAGGCGATCGCCCACGCGCGCGCCGGTCTCGGCCCGACGCTCGTGGAGGCGGTGACGTACCGCATGGAGGCCCACACGAACGCCGACGACGACAAGCGTTACCGCGACGACGCGGAGGTCGAGGCCTGGCGGGCGCACGACCCCATCGCTCTCCTGGAGCGGGAGCTCACCGAGCGCGGACTGCTCGACGAGGACGGCATACGCGCCGTGCGCGAGGACGCCGACGTGATGGCCGCTGACCTGCGCGAGCGCATGAACCAGGACCCGGTGCTCGACCCGATGGACCTGTTCGCGCACGTCTACGCCCGGCCGACCACGCATCTCCTGGAGCAGGAGGCGCAGCTGCGGGCCGAGCTGGACGCCGAGGCGCGCCACCACGAGTACGACGAGAACGACGAGCACGACCCGGAAGGAAACACGCGATGA
- a CDS encoding alpha-ketoacid dehydrogenase subunit beta: protein MTTVAVKPATMAQALGRALRDAMADDPAVHVMGEDVGALGGVFRVTDGLAKEFGEDRVTDTPLAEAGILGTAVGMAMYGLRPVVEMQFDAFAYPAFEQLISHVAKMRNRTRGAMPLPLTVRVPYGGGIGGVEHHSDSSEAYYMATPGLHVVTPATVADAYGLLREAIASDDPVVFLEPKRLYWSKDSWNPDEPRSVEPIGRAVVRRQGRSATLITYGPSVPVCLEAADAARAEGWDLEVVDLRSLVPFDDETVSASVRRTGRAVVVHESSGYGGPGGEIAARVTERCFHHLEAPVLRVAGFDIPYPPPMLERHHLPGVDRILDAVARLQWEAQS, encoded by the coding sequence ATGACCACCGTCGCGGTGAAACCGGCCACCATGGCGCAGGCCCTCGGACGGGCCCTGCGCGACGCCATGGCCGACGACCCCGCCGTCCATGTCATGGGCGAGGACGTCGGCGCCCTCGGCGGCGTCTTCCGCGTCACCGACGGGCTCGCGAAGGAGTTCGGCGAGGACCGGGTCACGGACACCCCGCTGGCCGAGGCGGGCATCCTCGGCACGGCGGTCGGCATGGCCATGTACGGGCTCAGGCCGGTCGTGGAGATGCAGTTCGACGCCTTCGCGTACCCGGCCTTCGAGCAGCTGATCTCGCACGTGGCGAAGATGCGCAACCGCACGCGCGGGGCGATGCCGCTGCCCCTCACCGTGCGCGTGCCCTACGGCGGCGGCATCGGCGGGGTGGAGCACCACAGCGACTCCTCCGAGGCGTACTACATGGCGACTCCGGGGCTGCATGTCGTGACACCGGCGACGGTCGCGGACGCGTACGGCCTGCTGCGCGAGGCCATCGCCTCCGACGACCCGGTCGTCTTCCTGGAGCCCAAGCGCCTGTACTGGTCGAAGGACTCCTGGAACCCCGACGAGCCGCGGTCCGTGGAGCCGATCGGCCGCGCGGTGGTCCGCCGTCAGGGCCGCAGCGCCACGCTCATCACGTACGGGCCGTCCGTGCCCGTCTGCCTGGAGGCCGCGGACGCGGCGCGGGCCGAGGGCTGGGACCTGGAGGTCGTCGATCTGCGCTCGCTGGTGCCCTTCGACGACGAGACGGTCTCCGCGTCCGTGCGCCGCACGGGCCGGGCCGTCGTAGTGCACGAGTCGAGCGGCTACGGCGGGCCCGGCGGGGAGATCGCCGCGCGGGTCACCGAGCGGTGCTTCCACCATCTGGAGGCGCCGGTGCTGCGGGTGGCCGGGTTCGACATCCCGTATCCGCCGCCGATGCTGGAGCGGCACCATCTGCCCGGCGTCGACCGGATCCTGGACGCGGTGGCGCGGCTGCAGTGGGAGGCACAGAGCTGA